The following proteins are co-located in the Telopea speciosissima isolate NSW1024214 ecotype Mountain lineage chromosome 9, Tspe_v1, whole genome shotgun sequence genome:
- the LOC122639005 gene encoding cysteine-rich receptor-like protein kinase 10, which translates to MTSSSKAVRRSSRNSLQVMGYTGGFGLLLIILFSCMLCITSQPLDYSCANSSSGVAYTTNSSKYVANLDILLLSLTSNANSTTGFYSNSVGIGSDKIYGSFLCRGDITPEECQNCVENGTRDIKPSCPNKTTAIVWYNTCMVRYSNQPIFSILQQQPVIFLYDVNNVTQLDQYNTTVEDFMLKLLPQAAYGVSTAQYYATGKMNYSTGNDTVYGLVQCTPYITPDECYSCLRMTIMNDISSKFYPRMGGRILKPSCNLRFEFNNAFYDRQVSSTPATTTHPSTPATTPSTNTTLPAGLSANLTILVFVVVVGTIITLLIIASLYPRFARRQKPKVYDEDSRKEITCADFFQYNLDTIKAATDNFSDENKLGQGGFGAVYKGFGAGILVDGQVVAVKRFSKYSGQGETEFKNEVILMAKLQYRNLVRLLGFCLKGEEKLLIHEFVPNTSLDHFIFEPIKCSELDWEGHFKIIEGFARGILYLHEDSRVKIIHQDLKASNILLDKEMNPKTADFGMAKLFVVDQTQANTSRIVGTYSYMAPEYITQGQFSAKTDVFSFGVLLLEIISGQKNCNFNHSGSMEDGLLSYAWRKWTEGAATALIDTTMQENCPTSEVIGCIHIGLLCVQENVSNKPTMATVFSMLNSYSATLPLPSSAAFVMINNEFEFGEPTTESDSEETRSGQSTNSRIVTLVLSLNLPLPMGLFNQYNRLVFIFRSLARQDPNHAFIPCLEDAICKEQERIYTVDLAAIEDFGSMADLEPYLTLSGASVAEITSIAMVVLSSTPVVVAASAEISVTTVVGVQPIKTENGTNHLKDEETVAAKTVADDRITAVEVSLQASLVAESDGVFKLDLADPVAMAKIHCKKPISGANWNDTSAAPPFLKQDFSVFLDFSLTPPWPPPINREITCLIFHQMCAQGTTKIWISRLPPEPPPPSNKIGDRGDSDFPLAERMEFTNPTPKRYDSYYSK; encoded by the exons ATGACCTCCAGCTCCAAAGCAGTTCGTCGATCTTCAAGAAATTCTCTGCAAGTGATGGGTTATACAGGAGGGTTTGGGTTATTACTGATCATACTTTTCTCTTGTATGCTCTGCATCACTTCCCAACCCTTGGACTACAGCTGTGCAAATTCTTCATCAGGAGTTGCTTACACCACAAATAGCAGCAAATATGTTGCTAATCTTGACATCCTCCTCCTTTCTCTAACCTCAAATGCAAATTCTACTACCGGATTCTATTCTAACTCGGTCGGCATTGGTTCAGACAAGATCTATGGTTCCTTCTTATGTAGAGGCGATATCACACCTGAAGAGTGTCAAAATTGCGTGGAGAACGGCACTAGAGATATTAAACCTTCTTGTCCAAACAAGACAACAGCAATAGTTTGGTACAATACTTGTATGGTTCGGTACTCAAACCAACCCATCTTCTCAATTTTGCAACAACAACCAGTCATTTTTCTTTATGATGTAAACAACGTTACCCAGTTGGATCAGTATAATACCACAGTGGAAGATTTTATGCTTAAGCTTCTTCCACAAGCAGCTTATGGTGTTTCTACTGCCCAGTACTATGCAACAGGTAAAATGAACTATTCTACGGGCAATGACACTGTGTATGGACTAGTGCAGTGCACCCCTTATATAACTCCGGATGAGTGCTATAGTTGCCTAAGAATGACTATTATGAATGATATTTCAAGCAAATTCTATCCGAGAATGGGTGGGAGAATTCTTAAACCGAGTTGTAATCTAAGGTTTGAGTTCAATAATGCTTTCTATGATCGACAAGTTTCTTCAACTCCTGCTACTACTACTCATCCTTCAACTCCGGCTACTACTCCATCCACGAACACAACACTCCCAGCTG GGTTGAGCGCCAATTTAACTATACTtgtctttgttgttgttgttgggacAATTATTACACTTCTTATAATCGCCAGCCTCTATCCACGTTTCGCAAGGAGGCAGAAGCCCAAAGTTTATG ATGAAGATAGTCGGAAAGAGATCACATGTGCCGATTTCTTTCAATACAACTTGGATACAATAAAAGCTGCCACAGACAACTTCTCTGATGAAAATAAGCTCGGACAAGGAGGATTTGGAGCTGTTTACAAGGGATTTGGAGCT GGTATCCTTGTAGATGGACAAGTAGTGGCTGTGAAGAGGTTCTCAAAATATTCTGGGCAGGGTGAAACAGAATTTAAGAATGAGGTTATATTAATGGCAAAGTTGCAATACAGGAATCTTGTTAGGCTACTTGGCTTCTGCttgaaaggagaggaaaaactGCTCATCCATGAATTTGTGCCAAATACTAGTCTTGATcactttatttttg AACCAATCAAATGCTCAGAATTGGATTGGGAAGGACATTTCAAAATCATTGAAGGGTTTGCTCGAGGGATTCTTTATCTTCATGAAGATTCTCGAGTGAAAATTATTCATCAAGATCTAAAAGCAAGCAATATTTTGTTAGATAAAGAGATGAATCCAAAAACTGCAGATTTTGGCATGGCAAAGCTTTTTGTAGTTGACCAAACTCAAGCCAATACTAGTAGGATTGTTGGAACATA CAGCTATATGGCGCCAGAGTACATAACGCAAGGGCAATTCTCAGCCAAGACAGACGTGTTTAGTTTTGGAGTCTTACTTCTAGAGATCATAAGCGGCCAAAAAAACTGCAATTTCAATCATTCAGGGAGCATGGAGGATGGCCTTCTCAGCTAT GCATGGAGAAAATGGACAGAGGGTGCAGCTACAGCATTGATAGATACAACTATGCAAGAAAATTGCCCTACATCTGAAGTGATTGGCTGCATTCACATTGGACTACTATGTGTTCAAGAAAATGTATCTAACAAACCCACCATGGCCACTGTTTTTTCCATGCTCAATAGTTACTCGGCCACTCTCCCATTGCCTTCATCAGCAGCCTTTGTAATGATCAATAATGAATTCGAGTTCGGTGAACCTACCACGGAGTCTGATTCAGAGGAAACAAGGTCAGGTCAATCCACAA ATTCTAGAATcgtaacattggtgctttcattgaacCTTCCCCTTCCAATGGGTTTGTTCAACCAATACAATAGGCTGGTCTTCATTTTCCGGTCACTGGCACGTCAAGATCCGAATCATGCATTCATTCCATGTCTTGAAGATGCAATCTGCAAGGAGCAGGAGAGGATTTACACTGTTGATCTTGCGGCAATTGAGGATTTTGGTTCAATGGCCGATCTTGAACCTTACTTGACACTATCTGGAGCATCCGTGGCAGAGATCACTTCCATTGCCATGGTTGTGTTGTCATCGACCCCTGTAGTTGTCGCTGCTTCTGCAGAAATTTCAGTCACCACTGTCGTTGGTGTTCAGCCAATCAAGACTGAGAATGGCACAAACCACCTAAAGGATGAGGAGACTGTAGCAGCGAAGACCGTAGCCGATGATCGCATAACCGCTGTGGAAGTTTCGTTGCAGGCTTCGTTGGTTGCAGAAAGTGACGGAGTTTTTAAACTCGATCTTGCCGACCCAGTGGCAATGGCCAAAATCCATTGCAAGAAACCCATTTCCGGTGCAAATTGGAATGATACTAGTGCTGCGCCACCATTCTTGAAACAAGATTTCTCagttttcttggatttttcgCTTACTCCGCCATGGCCACCACCGATCAATCGGGAAATAACTTGCCTTATTTTCCACCAAATGTGCGCGCAAGGAACAACGAAGATTTGGATTTCTCGGCTGCCACCGGAACCGCCACCACCAAGTAACAAAATAGGTGACCGTGGTGATTCGGATTTCCCACTTGCGGAGAGAATGGAGTTCACAAATCCGACGCCGAAACGGTACGATAGCTATTACAGCAAGTAG